Within Cucumis melo cultivar AY chromosome 4, USDA_Cmelo_AY_1.0, whole genome shotgun sequence, the genomic segment TATTATCTCACACATATcttgcacacatctcgcacattctAAACTTTTACTATGTGTTCCGACATCAAATTTCTACTTCTCTTAAGTTTTTTGGAATGCTACACATGTTTAGGAAGCCTTTTAGGTACCTATGTAttatctcgcacattccaaacttttatTGTGTTCCAAAATCAAATTTCTACATCTCTTAAGTTCTTTGGGTGCTACTCATGTTTAGGAAGCCTTTTAGGTACCTATGTATTACcttgcacacatctcgcacgcatcttgcacacatctcgcacatatCTTGCACACGTCTCGCACATATTTTGCACATATCTCGCACATATcttgcacacatctcgcacatatCTCACACACATCttgcacattccaaacttttacTGTGCATTCCAAAATCAAATTTCTACCTCTCATAAGTCCTTTGGAGTGCTTTTACGCATGTTTAGGAAGCTTTTTCAGTACATGTGTATTATCTTGCACACATTttgcacattccaaacttttgCTATACGTTCCAAAATCGAATTTCTGCCTCTCTTAAGTCCTTTGGAGTgcttttatgcatgtttaggaAGCATTTTAGGTACATATGTATTATCTCACACATTTTACACATATCTcacacacatctcgcacattccaaattTTTGTTATGCATTCTTACATCAAATTTCTACCTCTCATAAGTCCTTTTGGAGTGCTACACATGATTATGAAGCCTTTTAAGTACATGTGtattatctcgcacacatctcgcacattccaaactttacTATGCGTTCCAAAATCAAATTTCTACCTCTCGCAAGTCCTTTCGAATGCTTTTACGCATGTTTAGGAAGCCTTTTAGGTATATATATTGTCTCACTTACATCTCGCAcatatctcgcacacatcttaCACATTACAAACTTTTACTATGCGTTCCAAAATCGAATTTCTACCTTTCTTAAGTTCTTTGCATTGCTTTTACGCATGTTTAGGAAGCCTTTTAGGTACATATGTATTATCTCGCACATATCTGACACACATCTTGCACATTCCAAATTTTTACTATGCATTCCAAAATCGAATTTCTAAATCTCTTAAGTTCttaattacaattttttatCTTACAAGCAACAAAAATTAGTAAATAATActttaaaatacaataaaaattaataaaaaaattattgtaaaagatgtataacaacttttcttttcttagtcTACTCATACCAATTTTTGGCAAACAAGATTAATTTACAGATtagaaaatttaatgaaaaaacaaaaatcatagAAGAAAAAATAGTAGAAATCAAAGAATAGTTTCTACACAAAGAacaacttcaaaaaaaaaataaaaaatcaacaaGAACAATTGACTACAATTGTTGGAGTTTGAGAAAATTTTCTAATttgtaagaaaaaaatgatGCCCACTGCCATCCAAGTCTCCATTATCGCCACTATCCATCGACTAATCATGTCGCCATCATTTGATGGAAGCACTCTTCATGTTACTGAATAGTTGTACAAGAGGGATATATTTGTGTAAAAGCATCATAGCTCACCTAAAATAAGTATATAATTAGTTTGGAGCTAAACGAAAATTCACTATATTTTTTCCATACTCCACCGTATAAAGAACAAAAATTTGAACATAAGTCATCCTTAAATTATTATGAGATTTGCGATATGAAAATCAATACGCCTTTAAATTACAAGACAATCAACTTATTGTTGAATAAATTACATCGAATACCTCAACAACAATAATCAAATCAACCAACAAAGAGCAGTAAAAAAGCAAAAACATACACCTAAATAAGTCGTAATCAaaggcaaaaagaaaaaaaaaaatcatcaagcAAGTCATGATAGCAAATTCTCAAAGATTATCAACCCCAATCGATTAAACAGAAAAATTAAGATTTCTAATGGAAGAAAATTTTGCAAATCAAATGAAAACCACCATTAAAATTGCAATTTATTATTGTAAGCAACCAATATTTATTTTCTGCTAAGTGTGCATAATTTTCCATTCAACAGTCAGCAAATGACAGAAacatctaaatgagacaatctAACtcttaaaaaacattttttttaagaaaaaagatcTAGATGTAGGTAACGATGGAATCAAATGGACAAAATTCTTTCTCACATTTTTTCACACAAAATGTAGATCTAGACAAGAATGAAgcaaaaaagtcaaaataagCTCATGAGAAGAGGTTCAAAGTACTAGAGTAATATGTGATTGCTTGAACCGACCTAAAGATTAAGTGTATCTTTTGGTCAGTGAGCGATTCAGTAGAAAAGTcagaataaattaaattcatacATGCTACTGAGAAAAGTcagaataaattaaattcatacATGCTACTGAGAAAAGTcagaataaattaaattcaattcaTGCATGTTGCTAAGATCCTCAAATGCCTGAGATCTTAAATGTCTAATCTATTGAAATTCAAGAACCCAAAGTAAGGTGTCAGTGAAAGTGTCCACGcgataaatttaataaaatttgtatCTTTACTAACTAAGGACCAAGAAAGATCATTTGAACATTGTGATGAATAATTGGGAGCAGAGGCTCATTGCGATGAACGATCGTGATGTAGAAAGTCATGCAACAAATGATCAAGGAAGTTCAGGAAAAGACAAATGCGATTAGGAAGACCATGCTTAGCAATACGCGATGAGACCACAACTTTTTCTCGTCGAAAAGCCTGAACGCAAGGATGTACTTGTAATGTATAAAATTTTCATATCCTTATTACAACTTACATCcataaattttgtatattaaTTTGTGCATACTATACGTGTAATTATTTTATACTTGTAATTACTTCTGTGGTTTAGATTAGTTTAGTAGTTTTGACAATAGGAAGCGGGAGTTATCTCATGAAGTTTTTAGGCTAATTAGGGTTTTTTGCGATGAAGCCATCCCGTGAGAAGGGTTCACGTAAAAACACATTAGATGTTCTGATATTCTCGCAAGGTGATTGAGCTTAGGGTTTCGTTCGAAATGATTAGGGTTTTGGGGAATCTCAAATGTctcatttcttttaaaatttaaattttaaaagtcaTGATTACACGACTCTTAAGAAACAAAACGTTTGTGTCAGAATGTCACTTCGCATTTAAAACGCATGATGCTAACCACTCGGTAACTACCCCTTTCACCACAGTTTACCACGCCTATATAAGCCTATCTTAAACCGTTAATCCAAACCTTTGGCCGATCCCTTACTGAAGCCGTCAAGAACTATCAAGCCACTCTTGGCAAAGCAAGCCCATCGAATGAAGCAGTTGAGCATTCTCTAGTTGGCGGTCCTATGTTGGAGCAAAAAGGAGAAATACAACTTAAAACAGTTGTTATTAATGGAGTGAAGATTCAACTGCCAGAGGATAAGTTGGGAGACCTACTCACCATCGTCTTTAGAGAGactttaaagaaagaaaaagacctaAAGGAATAAGATGAGCGAGAAAGGTTAGGGACAAAAGAAGTTGAGAAAGAGAGGGTTGAAAAGGaacataaagaaaaagaagaaagaaagaaatttagaaaggagagagttgagagagaaaaattagaaaaggagaaggaagaaaagaagaaggaagaagatgagaagaagaagaataaagaagagaagatgaaaaaggaagaagatgaaaagaagaagaaagaagatgagaagagaaagaaagaagaagaggcGAGAAGGTGAGAGAAACACAAGACGCAATGGACAATACCTTCTCGCCTATCGCAGAAACTGAGTTTGAGAGGTTGGCGAAAAAACCTAGgaaaaaactaaaaagtaaaatttgggatgttgaaaataaaagtaaaaacaCAAGGCGTTAAGGCCTTAGCggaacaaaagaaagaaacaaagaagGGGCGCGAAGAGCTCCTCGACGAGGTGGAAAAAGTAGCCTAGTCTGTGGGGAAGGGCAAAGGAAAAGAGATGACATTTGATGAGCATTGCAAGGAGTTTAAAAAGGAGATTAAAAATTTAAGTCATTTGGAGGAAGAGGCGTCAAGgtcgaagaaaaaaagaagtgtGCTACCGGCCGGACAAAGACAGAGTTTGAGGGGTGTTATGGGGAAGTTAGGAAGGGATAAgggggattaggataaccctaatcctCGCATCCCCTCTTAATCCTTGTATTATGCAAGTTTGAGCCCCAACCAAGAAGTGTGCTACTCCAATCCTACTTAATACGAGGTCAAACAACTCCTAAAAATGAGGAAGAATTGCACgaaaatgttttgaaaaacAAAGGGTAGTTTCGACATTTTCTTTCACACCATCGTTGATTTTGTTGTGGGTTTTTAAATTTGCCACTTTTAACATTTAGAAAAAGggcatttgcaaaaatagtaaaaaaaattataattataagatccatttcaatatattttctaaattgcaagaatagaaaatttaaaatcgGATAGACGTTTAATATATgttatgatttttcttttctatatatttttgtcaTATGCAATTTCTCTTTAGAAAATGTAACGATAATTTCTTTTGCTATATATGCACGCCGCCCAACCGAAAATGGTTTCGTTTCGTTGGATGAGTCGTCGAAGGGAATTATAAGCCACGCCCTTCTTTGCTCTTTGCTGCCTTCGCAGATTCAACTCGCAGGccctttcttctttcattctctctcaTTCCCAGTAAAAAGCAAATTCATGGCTACCAATCCTTCACAGTTACTACCGTCGGGTTCGTTTCTGCTTTTCCTTTGCTTTATATTTCTCATTCCCATCCTACTTTGCTGCAAACGAAGTGTTATTTACAGGGTTTCTTGTCGGGATTTTTCAGAGTTAATCGACCGATGTATTGGGTCTAAAATATGGGTAATTATGAAGGGCGACAAAGAGCTCGTTGGCACTCTCAGAGGATTTGATGTTTATGTTAACATGGTTCTTGAAGATGTTACTGAATAGTAAGAGCCTCTACCAAGATCTATACTCATTTTTCTTTGCTTTGCTCATTGGGTTGTATATGTTTTGTATTTTGCGTTTTTATCTTCAGTATCGTCTGTTTGTTCACTTTCTTTTACATAGTGTTTGATGTGTCTGTTTCTGCGTTGGAGAATGTGAGGCGAGTAGAAAAAAGTACTAGGCTTAGTGGTGTATTTGTCTGTATTTAAGGTATTGAAAAACATGATTTGAGCGACAGAGAAAGTTGTGATATATGCAATTTCATCGAATcccttatgtttttttttccaatcTTAGGAGTGGGGTTGGAGGTTAGCTTTGGAGAGCTTTTGAGTTGAGGTTTAAAATCCCTTTGTTCAAAGTTTCAAAGGGAACTGGACAGTGGAGGTTTCTTCAGAAGTTGAAGAAAGTAATCGATAATCTGTGCCCTGTTGAAATAGTAGGAGAAGTGTTAATAAGAGAGGAGGTTTACCTTATCCATGCGGCATTTCTGCTAAGATTTTGTCCATGATTGTGCTATTTTCTCAAAGTCTCTCCTAACGGTGAAGATAAATGTTGGTTTAAGTGTTCAGGAAGTGCATTGTTGTTGATACAGttctacttttttttatatatatatatataataacttttCTTTCTGCTAATTATTCTCAACAAATTGGGGCCCGTGAACTGGTACTTCTCGAACATCTCTCATCACCAACAACCTAGGGTATTAGTGGAGGGTTGGGTTTGGAGTAACATTAGAAGGGTGGAGTATTCTATTCTCATTATTGGTAGGCTGTGGAGAGGATTTGAGCTACAAGAGGCCTTAGACAATAGTCCGGGTCATCCATTATCTCTCCCTCTCTTCTTGTTTGCGATGGATATTCTTAGCAAGATTGTCTTGAGAGGGTAGGAAGGCTGGATCAGATGGGGTTTAGAAGTGGAGCAAGATAGAGTTTCTTTGTCTCATCTTCAATTCGCTAATAATGCTATCTTTTTGGAGgaaatatttttcctttttttggaACACATCTTCTAAACATTATCAAGGCTTAAACTTAATAGGGAAAAATATCAAACTATGGATTTCACTGTGACCTAAGTAAGGTGAGAAGTTGCGCTAACTGGAGGAGAAGCTTTTTCTTTAAGGGGTGGAAGATTGACCCTCATTAGCTCAATATTGTATAGAACTCCGATTTATTTCTTTTGCCTTTTTAGAGCCCAGTGTTCTATTTGCAATATGCTAGAGAAGCTTATGGGGGATTTGAGGTTGATGAGGGGCAAAGTACGCAGTGTGTGAGTTGGCAGAGGGTGGGGAAGGCCGTGAATCTTTGGGGAGTTAGAGTTGGGGATTTTAAGGGCTCATAACCAAGCCTTGCTAGACAATGGCTCTAAAGGCTCCTTGTTGAGTCTACTACACTTTGGCATAGGATTATAGTGAGTTAGCACAGGCCTCATCTATTAGAGTGGATGTTAGGTGGGGTCGAAGACACTTACAAAAAGTCCTTGAAAATTCATTTCTAGTGAGCTTCATTCCATCTCTTTCTTGGTCTAGTGCTTTGTAGGTGATGGGAGGATACTTATTTTTGGGATTATAAATGGGTTGGGGATTGTCTCCTTTTCTGTTTATTTCCTTGTTTATATCATTTATACTCCATGAGATATTGCTTGATTGTTGAAGTCCTTGTTTCACTTGGGAGCTTCCCTTGTTATAGCTTGGTTTTGTTGTTCCTTGTTTGACAGGAAAGTGATGGACATCTTGGCTCTCTTATCTTTGATTGTGGAGGTTAACGCCATTGGGGTTTTTTCTTGTAGCTTGTCTTTTTAGTGTTTGTTGAATCCCTCTCTGGCTAGCGAGTATGTTTTTGTCATGTACAGGGAAGGTGAAATATTTCTACTTTGGTTTGGCTCTTTAATTACCTTGTTTGTTGAAGAGTGAAAGTAGATCTTGATTATATTCTTTGGAGTTGCAACTTTTCTTATTCTGTCTGGAAACTTTTTTTCTTGATGTGTTTGGCTCTTAATGTGCTAGACAGGGAGGTTACAAGGAGATGAGGAGTTCCTTCTTCATGATAAAAGAGAAGGTTTGGCAAGTAGAGGTTTATGCTGTGTTGTGGGTTTTAAGGAAG encodes:
- the LOC103494906 gene encoding sm-like protein LSM5 isoform X1, which codes for MATNPSQLLPSELIDRCIGSKIWVIMKGDKELVGTLRGFDVYVNMVLEDVTEYEITAEGRRITKLDQILLNGNNIAIVSDNHSFNVYMPLFREVTSLWTISQTN
- the LOC103494906 gene encoding sm-like protein LSM5 isoform X2, with the protein product MATNPSQLLPSELIDRCIGSKIWVIMKGDKELVGTLRGFDVYVNMVLEDVTEYEITAEGRRITKLDQILLNGNNIAILVPGGSPDPE